One stretch of Tenrec ecaudatus isolate mTenEca1 chromosome 18, mTenEca1.hap1, whole genome shotgun sequence DNA includes these proteins:
- the TSHZ3 gene encoding teashirt homolog 3 isoform X1, with the protein MPRRKQQAPRRAAAYVSDELKAAALADEDVDPEESPADGEPSAKYACPEKELGKPCSSYQNSPAAEFSSHEMDSESHTSETSDRMADFESGSIKNEEEAKEVTVPLEDTTVSDSLEQMKAVYNNFLSNSYWSNLNLNLHPPSSEKNNGGSSSSSSSSSSSCGSGSFDWHQSAMAKTLQQVSQSRLLPEPSLFSTVQLYRQSSKLYGSIFTGASKFRCKDCSAAYDTLVELTVHMNETGHYRDDNHETDNNNPKRWSKPRKRSLLEMEGKEDAQKVLKCMYCGHSFESLQDLSVHMIKTKHYQKVPLKEPVTPVAAKILPASRKKALLELELPSSPDSTGGTPKATLADTTDALQKNASPYITPNNRYGHQNGASYAWHFEARKAQILKCMECGGSHDTLQELTAHMMVTGHFIKVTNSAMKKGKPIMETPITPTITTLTDEKVQSVPLAATTFTSPSNTPSSVSPKLNVEVKKEVDKEKAVHDEKPKEKEKAGEDEEKYDISSKYHYLTENDLEESPKGGLDILKSLENTVTSAINKAQNGTPSWGGYPSIHAAYQLPNMMKLSLGSSGKNTALKPMFATSDTVSPTKSQPLVSPASSQTSPMPKTNFHAMEELVKKVTEKVAKVEEKMKEPEGKLSPPKRATPSPCSSEVSEPIKMEAPGDGGFKSQESSPSPQQDGGKEGSPPTEPVENGKELRKPLSSALSGSTAIITDHPPEQPFVNPLSALQSVMNIHLGKAAKPSLPALDPMSMLFKMSNSLAEKAAVATPPPLQSKKVDHLDRYFYHVSNDQPIDLTKGKSDKGCSLGSVLLSPTSASPATSSSTVTTAKTSAVASFMSNSPLRENALSDISDMLKNLTESHTSKSSTPSSVSEKSDIDGATLEEAEEATPAQKRKGRQSNWNPQHLLILQAQFAASLRQTSEGKYIMSDLSPQERMHISRFTGLSMTTISHWLANVKYQLRRTGGTKFLKNLDTGHPVFFCNDCASQIRTPSTYISHLESHLGFRLRDLSKLSTEQINNQIAQTKSPSEKLVTSSPEEDLGTSYQCKLCNRTFASKHAVKLHLSKTHGKSPEDHLLYVSELEKQ; encoded by the coding sequence CCTATGTTTCAGATGAGCTCAAGGCTGCTGCCCTGGCGGATGAAGACGTGGACCCGGAGGAGAGCCCGGCAGATGGAGAGCCCTCGGCCAAGTACGCGTGTCCGGAGAAGGAGCTTGGTAAGCCCTGCTCCAGTTACCAGAACTCCCCGGCGGCCGAGTTTTCCAGCCATGAGATGGACAGCGAGTCGCACACCAGTGAGACCAGTGACCGCATGGCTGACTTCGAGAGCGGCTCCATCAAGAATGAAGAGGAGGCGAAGGAGGTCACTGTGCCCCTGGAAGACACCACCGTGTCGGACAGCTTGGAGCAGATGAAAGCCGTGTACAACAACTTCCTCTCCAACTCCTACTGGTCCAACCTCAACCTCAACCTGCACCCGCCCTCGTCCGAGAAGAACaacggcggcagcagcagcagcagcagcagcagtagcagcagctgTGGCAGCGGCAGCTTCGACTGGCACCAGAGCGCCATGGCCAAGACGCTGCAGCAGGTGTCCCAGAGCCGCCTGCTGCCCGAGCCCAGCCTGTTCAGCACCGTGCAGCTGTACCGGCAGAGCAGCAAGCTCTACGGCTCCATCTTCACTGGGGCCAGCAAGTTCCGCTGCAAGGACTGCAGCGCAGCCTACGACACGCTGGTGGAGCTGACGGTGCACATGAACGAGACGGGCCACTACCGAGATGACAACCACGAGACGGATAACAACAACCCCAAGCGCTGGTCCAAGCCGCGCAAGCGCTCCTTGCTGGAGATGGAGGGGAAGGAAGACGCCCAGAAGGTGCTGAAGTGCATGTACTGTGGCCACTCCTTCGAGTCGCTCCAGGACTTGAGTGTCCATatgatcaaaacaaaacactaccaaAAAGTGCCTCTGAAGGAACCCGTCACCCCCGTCGCCGCCAAAATCCTCCCGGCCTCACGGAAGAAAGcactgctggagctggagctccccagctcgCCGGACTCCACCGGCGGCACCCCCAAGGCCACGCTGGCCGACACCACGGACGCGCTTCAGAAGAACGCCAGCCCGTACATCACCCCGAACAACCGCTACGGCCACCAGAATGGGGCCAGCTACGCCTGGCACTTCGAGGCCCGCAAGGCCCAGATCCTGAAGTGCATGGAGTGTGGCGGCTCCCACGACACCCTGCAGGAGCTCACGGCCCACATGATGGTGACCGGCCACTTCATCAAGGTCACCAACTCCGCCATGAAGAAGGGGAAGCCCATCATGGAGACTCCCATCACGCCCACCATCACGACCCTGACTGACGAGAAGGTTCAGTCTGTGCCCCTGGCGGCCACCACCTTCACGTCCCCCTCCAACACACCTTCCAGCGTCTCCCCGAAACTGAACGTGGAGGTCAAGAAGGAGGTGGACAAGGAGAAAGCCGTCCACGACGAGAAGcccaaggagaaggagaaggccgGCGAGGACGAGGAGAAGTACGACATCTCTTCCAAGTACCATTACTTGACCGAAAACGACTTAGAGGAGAGCCCCAAGGGGGGACTCGACATCCTGAAGTCCTTAGAGAACACCGTGACGTCAGCCATCAATAAGGCACAGAATGGCACCCCCAGCTGGGGGGGCTACCCCAGCATCCACGCCGCCTACCAGCTCCCCAACATGATGAAGTTGTCTCTGGGCTCCTCGGGGAAAAACACAGCCCTGAAGCCCATGTTTGCCACCAGCGACACGGTGTCTCCCACCAAGAGCCAGCCGCTAGTCTCTCCAGCCAGCAGCCAGACCTCCCCGATGCCCAAGACCAACTTCCACgccatggaggagctggtgaaAAAAGTCACCGAGAAAGTCGCCAAAGTGGAGGAGAAGATGAAGGAGCCGGAGGGCAAGCTGTCCCCACCCAAGCGGGCCACGCCGTCCCCGTGCAGCAGCGAAGTCAGCGAGCCCATCAAGATGGAGGCCCCCGGTGACGGGGGCTTCAAAAGCCAGGAGAgcagccccagcccccagcagGATGGGGGTAAGGAGGGGAGTCCCCCGACCGAGCCCGTGGAGAACGGCAAGGAGCTGAGGAAGCCCCTGAGCAGCGCCCTGAGCGGCAGCACCGCCATCATCACTGACCACCCGCCAGAGCAGCCTTTTGTCAACCCGTTGAGCGCCCTCCAGTCGGTCATGAACATCCACCTGGGCAAGGCTGCCAagccctccctgcctgccctggACCCCATGAGCATGCTCTTCAAGATGAGCAACAGCCTGGCGGAGAAGGCGGCCGTCgccaccccaccacccctgcaGTCCAAGAAGGTGGACCACCTGGACCGCTATTTCTACCACGTCAGCAACGACCAGCCCATAGACTTGACAAAAGGGAAGAGTGACAAAGGCTGTTCTTTGGGTTCGGTGCTTTTGTCGCCCACATCCGCTTCCCCGGCAACCTCCTCATCCACGGTGACAACGGCAAAGACATCTGCCGTCGCATCATTCATGTCAAACTCGCCACTCCGCGAGAATGCCTTGTCAGATATCTCTGACATGCTGAAGAACTTGACAGAGAGCCACACGTCAAAATCCTCCACTCCTTCCAGCGTCTCCGAGAAGTCTGACATTGACGGGGCCACCTTGGAGGAGGCCGAGGAGGCGACCCCCGCGCAGAAGAGGAAGGGCCGCCAGTCAAACTGGAACCCCCAGCACCTGCTGATCCTGCAGGCCCAGTTTGCCGCCAGCCTGCGGCAGACCTCGGAGGGCAAGTACATCATGTCCGACCTGAGCCCCCAGGAGCGGATGCACATCTCCAGGTTCACGGGTCTCTCCATGACCACCATCAGCCACTGGCTGGCCAATGTGAAGTACCAGCTCCGAAGGACAGGTGGAACAAAGTTCCTCAAAAACCTGGACACTGGCCACCCCGTGTTCTTTTGTAACGACTGTGCGTCACAAATCAGGACCCCTTCCACGTACATCAGTCATCTCGAGTCTCACCTGGGTTTCCGCCTGCGGGACCTGTCCAAACTGTCCACCGAACAGATTAACAATCAAATAGCACAAACCAAGTCCCCCTCGGAAAAATTGGTGACGTCCTCCCCGGAGGAGGATCTGGGGACCTCCTACCAGTGCAAGCTGTGCAATCGGACCTTTGCGAGCAAGCACGCTGTCAAACTCCACCTTAGCAAAACCCACGGCAAGTCCCCGGAGGACCACCTCCTGTACGTGTCCGAGCTGGAGAAGCAGTAG
- the TSHZ3 gene encoding teashirt homolog 3 isoform X2 produces the protein MDSESHTSETSDRMADFESGSIKNEEEAKEVTVPLEDTTVSDSLEQMKAVYNNFLSNSYWSNLNLNLHPPSSEKNNGGSSSSSSSSSSSCGSGSFDWHQSAMAKTLQQVSQSRLLPEPSLFSTVQLYRQSSKLYGSIFTGASKFRCKDCSAAYDTLVELTVHMNETGHYRDDNHETDNNNPKRWSKPRKRSLLEMEGKEDAQKVLKCMYCGHSFESLQDLSVHMIKTKHYQKVPLKEPVTPVAAKILPASRKKALLELELPSSPDSTGGTPKATLADTTDALQKNASPYITPNNRYGHQNGASYAWHFEARKAQILKCMECGGSHDTLQELTAHMMVTGHFIKVTNSAMKKGKPIMETPITPTITTLTDEKVQSVPLAATTFTSPSNTPSSVSPKLNVEVKKEVDKEKAVHDEKPKEKEKAGEDEEKYDISSKYHYLTENDLEESPKGGLDILKSLENTVTSAINKAQNGTPSWGGYPSIHAAYQLPNMMKLSLGSSGKNTALKPMFATSDTVSPTKSQPLVSPASSQTSPMPKTNFHAMEELVKKVTEKVAKVEEKMKEPEGKLSPPKRATPSPCSSEVSEPIKMEAPGDGGFKSQESSPSPQQDGGKEGSPPTEPVENGKELRKPLSSALSGSTAIITDHPPEQPFVNPLSALQSVMNIHLGKAAKPSLPALDPMSMLFKMSNSLAEKAAVATPPPLQSKKVDHLDRYFYHVSNDQPIDLTKGKSDKGCSLGSVLLSPTSASPATSSSTVTTAKTSAVASFMSNSPLRENALSDISDMLKNLTESHTSKSSTPSSVSEKSDIDGATLEEAEEATPAQKRKGRQSNWNPQHLLILQAQFAASLRQTSEGKYIMSDLSPQERMHISRFTGLSMTTISHWLANVKYQLRRTGGTKFLKNLDTGHPVFFCNDCASQIRTPSTYISHLESHLGFRLRDLSKLSTEQINNQIAQTKSPSEKLVTSSPEEDLGTSYQCKLCNRTFASKHAVKLHLSKTHGKSPEDHLLYVSELEKQ, from the coding sequence ATGGACAGCGAGTCGCACACCAGTGAGACCAGTGACCGCATGGCTGACTTCGAGAGCGGCTCCATCAAGAATGAAGAGGAGGCGAAGGAGGTCACTGTGCCCCTGGAAGACACCACCGTGTCGGACAGCTTGGAGCAGATGAAAGCCGTGTACAACAACTTCCTCTCCAACTCCTACTGGTCCAACCTCAACCTCAACCTGCACCCGCCCTCGTCCGAGAAGAACaacggcggcagcagcagcagcagcagcagcagtagcagcagctgTGGCAGCGGCAGCTTCGACTGGCACCAGAGCGCCATGGCCAAGACGCTGCAGCAGGTGTCCCAGAGCCGCCTGCTGCCCGAGCCCAGCCTGTTCAGCACCGTGCAGCTGTACCGGCAGAGCAGCAAGCTCTACGGCTCCATCTTCACTGGGGCCAGCAAGTTCCGCTGCAAGGACTGCAGCGCAGCCTACGACACGCTGGTGGAGCTGACGGTGCACATGAACGAGACGGGCCACTACCGAGATGACAACCACGAGACGGATAACAACAACCCCAAGCGCTGGTCCAAGCCGCGCAAGCGCTCCTTGCTGGAGATGGAGGGGAAGGAAGACGCCCAGAAGGTGCTGAAGTGCATGTACTGTGGCCACTCCTTCGAGTCGCTCCAGGACTTGAGTGTCCATatgatcaaaacaaaacactaccaaAAAGTGCCTCTGAAGGAACCCGTCACCCCCGTCGCCGCCAAAATCCTCCCGGCCTCACGGAAGAAAGcactgctggagctggagctccccagctcgCCGGACTCCACCGGCGGCACCCCCAAGGCCACGCTGGCCGACACCACGGACGCGCTTCAGAAGAACGCCAGCCCGTACATCACCCCGAACAACCGCTACGGCCACCAGAATGGGGCCAGCTACGCCTGGCACTTCGAGGCCCGCAAGGCCCAGATCCTGAAGTGCATGGAGTGTGGCGGCTCCCACGACACCCTGCAGGAGCTCACGGCCCACATGATGGTGACCGGCCACTTCATCAAGGTCACCAACTCCGCCATGAAGAAGGGGAAGCCCATCATGGAGACTCCCATCACGCCCACCATCACGACCCTGACTGACGAGAAGGTTCAGTCTGTGCCCCTGGCGGCCACCACCTTCACGTCCCCCTCCAACACACCTTCCAGCGTCTCCCCGAAACTGAACGTGGAGGTCAAGAAGGAGGTGGACAAGGAGAAAGCCGTCCACGACGAGAAGcccaaggagaaggagaaggccgGCGAGGACGAGGAGAAGTACGACATCTCTTCCAAGTACCATTACTTGACCGAAAACGACTTAGAGGAGAGCCCCAAGGGGGGACTCGACATCCTGAAGTCCTTAGAGAACACCGTGACGTCAGCCATCAATAAGGCACAGAATGGCACCCCCAGCTGGGGGGGCTACCCCAGCATCCACGCCGCCTACCAGCTCCCCAACATGATGAAGTTGTCTCTGGGCTCCTCGGGGAAAAACACAGCCCTGAAGCCCATGTTTGCCACCAGCGACACGGTGTCTCCCACCAAGAGCCAGCCGCTAGTCTCTCCAGCCAGCAGCCAGACCTCCCCGATGCCCAAGACCAACTTCCACgccatggaggagctggtgaaAAAAGTCACCGAGAAAGTCGCCAAAGTGGAGGAGAAGATGAAGGAGCCGGAGGGCAAGCTGTCCCCACCCAAGCGGGCCACGCCGTCCCCGTGCAGCAGCGAAGTCAGCGAGCCCATCAAGATGGAGGCCCCCGGTGACGGGGGCTTCAAAAGCCAGGAGAgcagccccagcccccagcagGATGGGGGTAAGGAGGGGAGTCCCCCGACCGAGCCCGTGGAGAACGGCAAGGAGCTGAGGAAGCCCCTGAGCAGCGCCCTGAGCGGCAGCACCGCCATCATCACTGACCACCCGCCAGAGCAGCCTTTTGTCAACCCGTTGAGCGCCCTCCAGTCGGTCATGAACATCCACCTGGGCAAGGCTGCCAagccctccctgcctgccctggACCCCATGAGCATGCTCTTCAAGATGAGCAACAGCCTGGCGGAGAAGGCGGCCGTCgccaccccaccacccctgcaGTCCAAGAAGGTGGACCACCTGGACCGCTATTTCTACCACGTCAGCAACGACCAGCCCATAGACTTGACAAAAGGGAAGAGTGACAAAGGCTGTTCTTTGGGTTCGGTGCTTTTGTCGCCCACATCCGCTTCCCCGGCAACCTCCTCATCCACGGTGACAACGGCAAAGACATCTGCCGTCGCATCATTCATGTCAAACTCGCCACTCCGCGAGAATGCCTTGTCAGATATCTCTGACATGCTGAAGAACTTGACAGAGAGCCACACGTCAAAATCCTCCACTCCTTCCAGCGTCTCCGAGAAGTCTGACATTGACGGGGCCACCTTGGAGGAGGCCGAGGAGGCGACCCCCGCGCAGAAGAGGAAGGGCCGCCAGTCAAACTGGAACCCCCAGCACCTGCTGATCCTGCAGGCCCAGTTTGCCGCCAGCCTGCGGCAGACCTCGGAGGGCAAGTACATCATGTCCGACCTGAGCCCCCAGGAGCGGATGCACATCTCCAGGTTCACGGGTCTCTCCATGACCACCATCAGCCACTGGCTGGCCAATGTGAAGTACCAGCTCCGAAGGACAGGTGGAACAAAGTTCCTCAAAAACCTGGACACTGGCCACCCCGTGTTCTTTTGTAACGACTGTGCGTCACAAATCAGGACCCCTTCCACGTACATCAGTCATCTCGAGTCTCACCTGGGTTTCCGCCTGCGGGACCTGTCCAAACTGTCCACCGAACAGATTAACAATCAAATAGCACAAACCAAGTCCCCCTCGGAAAAATTGGTGACGTCCTCCCCGGAGGAGGATCTGGGGACCTCCTACCAGTGCAAGCTGTGCAATCGGACCTTTGCGAGCAAGCACGCTGTCAAACTCCACCTTAGCAAAACCCACGGCAAGTCCCCGGAGGACCACCTCCTGTACGTGTCCGAGCTGGAGAAGCAGTAG